Proteins from one Megalopta genalis isolate 19385.01 chromosome 1, iyMegGena1_principal, whole genome shotgun sequence genomic window:
- the csul gene encoding protein arginine N-methyltransferase 5, giving the protein MTNQRSISCGLDFCAAPDLNSCLITANSSKYEFVFIPLIHPLYKREFVSGAAKKRSGPFTRPDIVLCSSDWNHLIIGKISPYIRVDSKNPIVKRNSEETLNQELALARHLGLVGVTFRLMGGIERNANLARIICDKVSSTCTLQIWIQIPMENPVKQAYSYRKGECNSIENPWEWWNAFRIVCDYDRKLGVALIISHDLPEPEEIDRWLGEPVKCLFIPTSLFITNKKGYPVLSKAHQTVIKKFSMLEVQFVLTGANRHQHISYYHNYLEYLWKNCQVNGTVERFARGYEDYLQCPLQPLMDNLESQTYEIFEKDPFKYTQYQTAIYEAILGIVNDSPDTTDDEDRKIVIMVVGAGRGPLVFASLNAAEMANQKVKVYAVEKNPNAVLTLQALERDMWEDKVTVVSCDMREWNAPEKADILVSELLGSFGDNELSPECLDGVQKFLKDDGISIPSSYTSYIAPVQSSKLYNEVRCCKDKDKHFLAHFETSYVVHLQNKYDIAKPQALFTFKHPNKADIIDNSRYEIKTFEVQQNSVLHGFSGYFDAVLYKEIRMSIEPSTRSPKMFSWFPIFFPIREPVQVKAGEQIVVHFWRQCSLKNVWYEWCISKPISGPIHNPGGRSYTIGL; this is encoded by the exons atgacaAATCAGAGATCAATTTCCTGTGGTCTTGACTTCTGTGCTGCACCAGATCTTAATAGTTGTCTTATTACTGCAAATTCATCCAA GTATGAATTCGTATTCATTCCACTTATTCATCCTTTGTACAAAAGAGAATTCGTTTCTGGTGCTGCAAAAAAACGAAGCGGTCCTTTTACCAGACCAGACATAGTACTATGCAGTTCTG ACTGGAATCATTTAATTATTGGAAAAATATCACCATACATTAGAGTCGATTCAAAAAATCCTATTGTAAAGAGAAACAGTGAGGAGACTTTAAATCAAGAACTAGCGTTAGCAAGACACTTGGGACTTGTAGGAGTTACCTTTAGATTGATGGGTGGAATAGAACGTAATGCAAATCTTGCTAGAATTATCTGTGATAAAGTGTCAAGCACATGTACTTTACAG ATTTGGATACAAATACCTATGGAAAATCCAGTTAAACAAGCTTATTCTTATAGAAAAGGAGAGTGTAACTCAATAGAAAACCCATGGGAATGGTGGAATGCCTTCAGAATAGTTTGCGATTATGATAGAAAGCTAGGTGTTGCATTAATTATAAGCCATGATCTTCCTGAACCAGAAGAG ATCGACAGGTGGCTAGGAGAACCAGTTAAATGTTTGTTTATACCTACATCATTATTTATCACAAATAAAAAGGGATATCCCGTTTTGAGTAAAGCCCACCAaacagtaataaaaaaattttcgaTGTTAGAAGTACAATTTGTACTCACAGGAGCAAATCGTCATCAACATATTAGTTACTACCACAATTACTTGGAATATTTATGGAAG AATTGTCAAGTAAATGGTACAGTAGAAAGATTTGCTCGTGGATATGAAGATTACTTACAATGTCCTCTGCAACCACTTATGGATAATCTAGAATCACAAACATACGAGATCTTTGAAAAAGATCCTTTTAAATATACGCAATACCAAACAGCTATTTATGAAGCAATTCTTGGAATTGTGAATGATTCACCGGACACAACGGATGATGAGGATAGAAAAAT AGTAATTATGGTGGTCGGTGCTGGAAGAGGGCCACTTGTTTTCGCATCTTTAAATGCCGCGGAAATGGCAAATCAGAAGGTCAAAGTATACGCCGTAGAAAAGAATCCTAATGCAGTATTAAC TTTACAGGCACTTGAAAGAGATATGTGGGAGGACAAAGTAACAGTAGTGTCGTGTGATATGAGAGAATGGAATGCTCCTGAAAAAGCAGATATTCTAGTGTCCGAGTTACTCGGCTCTTTTGGTGACAATGAACTATCTCCTGAATGTTTAGACGGAGTCCAGAAATTTTTAAAAG ATGATGGTATAAGCATACCGTCCTCATATACATCTTACATTGCTCCTGTACAATCCTCAAAGCTGTATAATGAAGTAAGATGTTGTAAAGACAAAGACAAACATTTCTTGGCACATTTCGAGACATCATATGTTGTCCATCTGCAAAACAAATATGACATAGCAAAACCACAGGCATTATTTACATTCAAGCACCCGAATAAAG CGGATATTATTGATAATTCACGATATGAGATCAAGACGTTTGAAGTGCAACAAAATTCTGTACTACATGGCTTTTCCGGATATTTTGATGCAGTTTTATATAAAGAAATTAGAATGAGTATAGAGCCCAGCACACGCAGTCCTAAAATGTTCAGCTGGTTTCCCATATTTTTTCCAATTAGG GAACCAGTACAAGTGAAAGCAGGTGAACAAATAGTGGTTCACTTCTGGCGTCAATGTAGCTTAAAAAATGTCTGGTACGAATGGTGCATCAGTAAGCCTATTTCAGGACCTATTCATAATCCTGGAGGACGTTCTTATACCATAGGTTTATAA